One Rattus norvegicus strain BN/NHsdMcwi chromosome 18, GRCr8, whole genome shotgun sequence DNA segment encodes these proteins:
- the Slc26a2 gene encoding sulfate transporter isoform X1 translates to MSSENKEQHNLSPRDLPEEAYGFPPELPLGAQRGSSTDLRQFEPSDRRRAFRRIHMELHEKPDTNIRQLVMRKLQKSCQCNATKIRNRIFDFFPVLRWLPKYDLKKNILGDMMSGLIVGILLVPQSIAYSLLAGQEPIYGLYTSFFASIIYFLFGTSRHISVGIFGILCLMIGEVVDRELHKACPDIDTTSSSIAMFSNGCVVVNHTLDGLCDKSCYAIKIGSTVTFMAGVYQVAMGFFQVGFVSVYLSDALLSGFVTGASFTILTSQAKYLLGLSLPRSNGVGSVITTWIHIFRNIHKTNICDLITSLLCLLVLVPTKELNEYFKSKLPAPIPTELIVVVAATLASHFGKLNENYNSSIAGQIPTGFMPPQAPDWSLIPNVAVDAIAISIIGFAITVSLSEMFAKKHGYTVKANQEMYAIGFCNIIPSFFHCITTSAALAKTLVKESTGCQTQLSAIVTSLVLLLVLLLIAPLFYSLQKCVLGVITIVNLRGALLKFRDLPKMWRLSRMDTVIWFVTMLSSALLSTEIGLLVGVCFSMFCVILRTQMPKISLLGLEEESEIFESISTYKNLRSKSGIKVFRFIAPLYYINKECFKSALYKKTLNPVLVKAAWKKAAKRKLKEETVTFHGDPDEVSMQLSHDPLELHTVVIDCSAIQFLDTAGIHTLKEVRRDYEAIGIQVLLAQCNPSVRDSLAKGEYCKKEEENLLFYSLSEAVAFAEESQKEKGVCVVNGLSLSGD, encoded by the exons ATGTCTTCAGAAAATAAAGAGCAGCATAATCTTTCACCAAGGGACTTACCTGAAGAAGCCTATGGCTTCCCACCTGAGCTCCCCCTGGGGGCTCAAAGAGGATCAAGCACTGACTTAAGGCAGTTTGAGCCCAGTGATCGGAGAAGAGCTTTTCGTAGGATCCACATGGAACTCCATGAGAAACCAGATACTAACATCAGACAGCTTGTCATGAGAAAGCTTCAGAAGAGTTGCCAGTGTAATGCAACCAAAATCAGAAATaggatttttgatttttttcctgttttgaggTGGCTCCCAAAATATGAtctgaagaaaaacattttaggTGACATGATGTCTGGCCTGATTGTGGGTATATTGTTGGTGCCCCAGTCTATTGCTTACTCCCTGTTGGCTGGCCAGGAACCTATCTATGGTCTGTACACATCATTTTTTGCCAGCATTATTTACTTCCTGTTTGGTACCTCCCGCCACATCTCTGTGGGCATTTTTGGAATACTGTGCCTTATGATTGGTGAGGTAGTTGACCGAGAACTACATAAAGCCTGCCCTGACATTGATACTACATCATCTTCCATAGCAATGTTTTCAAATGGATGTGTGGTAGTAAACCATACATTAGACGGACTCTGTGACAAAAGCTGTTATGCAATTAAAATTGGCAGCACTGTGACATTCATGGCTGGAGTTTATCAG GTAGCCATGGGCTTCTTTCAAGTGGGCTTTGTGTCTGTCTACCTCTCAGATGCCTTGCTGAGCGGGTTTGTCACTGGTGCCTCCTTCACCATCCTCACGTCTCAGGCCAAGTACCTCCTGGGGCTGAGCCTTCCTCGGAGCAATGGTGTAGGCTCAGTCATTACTACCTGGATCCACATCTTCAGAAATATTCATAAGACCAACATCTGTGACCTCATCACCAGCCTTTTGTGTCTCCTGGTCCTTGTGCCAACCAAAGAGCTCAACGAATACTTCAAGTCCAAGCTCCCGGCACCAATTCCAACTGAGCTCATTGTCGTTGTGGCAGCCACATTGGCTTCTCATTTTGGAAAACTCAATGAGAATTACAATTCCAGTATTGCCGGGCAAATTCCCACCGGGTTTATGCCACCCCAAGCGCCAGACTGGAGCCTCATTCCTAATGTGGCTGTTGATGCCATAGCTATTTCTATCATTGGTTTTGCTATCACTGTATCACTTTCTGAGATGTTTGCCAAGAAACATGGCTACACGGTGAAAGCCAATCAGGAAATGTATGCCATTGGCTTTTGCAATATCATACCCTCCTTCTTCCACTGCATAACTACTAGTGCCGCCCTTGCAAAGACACTGGTTAAAGAGTCAACAGGTTGCCAGACCCAACTGTCCGCTATAGTGACATCCCTCGTTCTTCTGTTGGTCCTTCTGCTAATAGCTCCCTTATTCTATTCCCTCCAAAAATGTGTCCTTGGTGTGATCACCATTGTAAATCTCCGGGGTGCACTTCTGAAATTTAGAGACCTGCCAAAGATGTGGAGGCTCAGCAGAATGGACACAGTTATCTGGTTTGTGACGATGCTGTCCTCTGCTCTGTTAAGCACTGAAATAGGCCTGCTCGTTGGGGTTTGTTTTTCAATGTTTTGTGTGATTCTCCGTACTCAGATGCCAAAGATTTCACTGCTTGGTTTGGAAGAAGAATCTGAAATCTTCGAGTCCATCTCCACTTACAAGAACCTTCGGAGTAAGTCAGGCATCAAGGTTTTCCGCTTCATAGCCCCTCTCTACTACATAAACAAAGAATGCTTTAAATCAGCTTTGTACAAGAAAACGCTAAACCCAGTCTTGGTAAAAGCAGCCTGGAAAAAGGCAGCAAAAAGGAAACTGAAAGAGGAAACAGTGACTTTCCATGGGGACCCGGATGAAGTCTCAATGCAGCTTTCCCATGATCCCTTGGAGCTGCACACCGTTGTGATTGACTGTAGTGCAATACAGTTTTTGGATACAGCAGGGATCCACACACTGAAAGAAGTTCGCCGGGATTATGAAGCCATTGGTATCCAGGTTTTACTGGCTCAGTGCAATCCTTCTGTGAGGGATTCCTTAGCCAAAGGAGAATATtgcaaaaaggaagaagaaaatcttCTCTTCTACAGTTTGTCTGAAGCAGTAGCTTTTGCAGAAGAGtctcagaaggagaaaggagTGTGTGTGGTCAATGGTTTGAGTCTTTCTGGTGACTGA
- the Slc26a2 gene encoding sulfate transporter isoform X2, with amino-acid sequence MGFFQVGFVSVYLSDALLSGFVTGASFTILTSQAKYLLGLSLPRSNGVGSVITTWIHIFRNIHKTNICDLITSLLCLLVLVPTKELNEYFKSKLPAPIPTELIVVVAATLASHFGKLNENYNSSIAGQIPTGFMPPQAPDWSLIPNVAVDAIAISIIGFAITVSLSEMFAKKHGYTVKANQEMYAIGFCNIIPSFFHCITTSAALAKTLVKESTGCQTQLSAIVTSLVLLLVLLLIAPLFYSLQKCVLGVITIVNLRGALLKFRDLPKMWRLSRMDTVIWFVTMLSSALLSTEIGLLVGVCFSMFCVILRTQMPKISLLGLEEESEIFESISTYKNLRSKSGIKVFRFIAPLYYINKECFKSALYKKTLNPVLVKAAWKKAAKRKLKEETVTFHGDPDEVSMQLSHDPLELHTVVIDCSAIQFLDTAGIHTLKEVRRDYEAIGIQVLLAQCNPSVRDSLAKGEYCKKEEENLLFYSLSEAVAFAEESQKEKGVCVVNGLSLSGD; translated from the coding sequence ATGGGCTTCTTTCAAGTGGGCTTTGTGTCTGTCTACCTCTCAGATGCCTTGCTGAGCGGGTTTGTCACTGGTGCCTCCTTCACCATCCTCACGTCTCAGGCCAAGTACCTCCTGGGGCTGAGCCTTCCTCGGAGCAATGGTGTAGGCTCAGTCATTACTACCTGGATCCACATCTTCAGAAATATTCATAAGACCAACATCTGTGACCTCATCACCAGCCTTTTGTGTCTCCTGGTCCTTGTGCCAACCAAAGAGCTCAACGAATACTTCAAGTCCAAGCTCCCGGCACCAATTCCAACTGAGCTCATTGTCGTTGTGGCAGCCACATTGGCTTCTCATTTTGGAAAACTCAATGAGAATTACAATTCCAGTATTGCCGGGCAAATTCCCACCGGGTTTATGCCACCCCAAGCGCCAGACTGGAGCCTCATTCCTAATGTGGCTGTTGATGCCATAGCTATTTCTATCATTGGTTTTGCTATCACTGTATCACTTTCTGAGATGTTTGCCAAGAAACATGGCTACACGGTGAAAGCCAATCAGGAAATGTATGCCATTGGCTTTTGCAATATCATACCCTCCTTCTTCCACTGCATAACTACTAGTGCCGCCCTTGCAAAGACACTGGTTAAAGAGTCAACAGGTTGCCAGACCCAACTGTCCGCTATAGTGACATCCCTCGTTCTTCTGTTGGTCCTTCTGCTAATAGCTCCCTTATTCTATTCCCTCCAAAAATGTGTCCTTGGTGTGATCACCATTGTAAATCTCCGGGGTGCACTTCTGAAATTTAGAGACCTGCCAAAGATGTGGAGGCTCAGCAGAATGGACACAGTTATCTGGTTTGTGACGATGCTGTCCTCTGCTCTGTTAAGCACTGAAATAGGCCTGCTCGTTGGGGTTTGTTTTTCAATGTTTTGTGTGATTCTCCGTACTCAGATGCCAAAGATTTCACTGCTTGGTTTGGAAGAAGAATCTGAAATCTTCGAGTCCATCTCCACTTACAAGAACCTTCGGAGTAAGTCAGGCATCAAGGTTTTCCGCTTCATAGCCCCTCTCTACTACATAAACAAAGAATGCTTTAAATCAGCTTTGTACAAGAAAACGCTAAACCCAGTCTTGGTAAAAGCAGCCTGGAAAAAGGCAGCAAAAAGGAAACTGAAAGAGGAAACAGTGACTTTCCATGGGGACCCGGATGAAGTCTCAATGCAGCTTTCCCATGATCCCTTGGAGCTGCACACCGTTGTGATTGACTGTAGTGCAATACAGTTTTTGGATACAGCAGGGATCCACACACTGAAAGAAGTTCGCCGGGATTATGAAGCCATTGGTATCCAGGTTTTACTGGCTCAGTGCAATCCTTCTGTGAGGGATTCCTTAGCCAAAGGAGAATATtgcaaaaaggaagaagaaaatcttCTCTTCTACAGTTTGTCTGAAGCAGTAGCTTTTGCAGAAGAGtctcagaaggagaaaggagTGTGTGTGGTCAATGGTTTGAGTCTTTCTGGTGACTGA